A section of the Rhodothermus profundi genome encodes:
- a CDS encoding PAS domain S-box protein, giving the protein MEVHEAPALKQEALYRALFETTQDAVLIADAKTGQILEANPAAERLFGYDRARLCRMHQTELHPAELATSYRKKFRRFVEAGAFRERGLIVQHADGSWIPVELSGQVLEVGGRKLLQSVFRDLRELQRLTETEALYRTLFETSLAGIYLLQDGRIVVANPQAAAIFGYTPEEIIGLPVAAVVAEEDRELVAENIRRRMTGEVEEIRYRFRGRRKDGSRFWVEVRGRRILYNGRPAILGTVLDVDEQVRTMEQLAQSEARYRRLFEHHVAGFYRTTVDGKILRVNPALAHMLGYDDPAELEGQPASMLYMEEADRVQFLEALRREGRLVNYEVRLRRKDGRVLWGLENVLLVQEPDGTECVEGTLINLTELLEQRRRYLGLYEHTEDAIFWVRVTEDGQFLIEATNPSHQRKTGLTPEQLWNRPLDEVLPPDIVAHVTGNYRRCLEAGHPIEYEETLDLPAGRRTWLTQLVPIPDPDGRIRLIAGIARDITELRRLQALLEEEGLFLEQFVSGASRKTLCVRLCRVAERFIEGARASVWQYAEGRLHLCAAPALPEAFQTLFDGQLIGSNQGSLGAAAFSRQPVWVSDIAKDPRWSAFREQALAQGLRACWGVPFFGRQGELLGVLGLCFDQVRAPTPDEQAVVARLAHLAGVGLAKVQLQEERERLARVVAQISEGVVLTDTVGTVVWINEAFTRLTGYRPDEVLGKNIEQLLHGPETDRDTLRRMRLRLLRGRPAHARLYHYRKDRSGFWDEVHIDLLYDEHGQHIGYIGLMADVTELVEAEQQLKTAKERAEEASRLKSAFLANMSHEIRTPLTGILGFAELLDEELGARKQEDLREFTQIIDRSARRLLTLLNDLLDLSKIEANRLELQLQATDVVEVARQAVQLMQPLAEEKGVQLKLQVRRPPLAWADPNRVHQILVNLLSNAIKFTDEGHVQVQIGRKQGRVWLAVEDTGCGINPSFLPHLFEPFRQEHEGLTQTHHGVGLGLAIVKRLVDLMDGQIAVHSTPGQGTCFEVLLPRAPDQACHSSSR; this is encoded by the coding sequence ATGGAAGTGCACGAGGCGCCGGCTCTGAAGCAGGAGGCGTTGTACCGGGCCCTGTTCGAGACCACCCAGGACGCCGTTCTGATTGCAGACGCTAAGACCGGCCAGATTCTGGAGGCCAATCCAGCAGCCGAACGGCTTTTTGGCTACGACCGCGCCAGGCTCTGCCGGATGCACCAGACCGAGCTGCATCCGGCCGAACTTGCCACCTCCTATCGAAAAAAATTCCGGCGTTTTGTAGAAGCCGGTGCCTTTCGGGAGCGTGGCCTGATCGTGCAGCACGCCGACGGCAGTTGGATCCCTGTGGAACTCTCCGGACAGGTACTGGAAGTAGGCGGCAGAAAATTACTCCAGAGCGTCTTTCGTGACCTGCGTGAACTGCAACGTCTGACAGAAACCGAAGCGCTCTATCGCACGCTTTTCGAAACCAGCCTGGCCGGCATCTACCTGCTGCAGGACGGACGCATCGTGGTGGCCAACCCGCAGGCAGCAGCCATCTTTGGCTACACGCCAGAGGAAATTATCGGGTTGCCTGTTGCAGCCGTTGTGGCCGAAGAAGATCGGGAGCTGGTAGCTGAAAACATTCGCCGTCGAATGACCGGCGAAGTGGAGGAGATTCGTTACCGGTTCCGAGGGCGACGCAAAGATGGCAGCCGGTTCTGGGTGGAAGTGCGGGGGCGACGCATCCTCTACAATGGGCGTCCGGCTATTCTGGGGACGGTGCTGGACGTCGATGAACAGGTGCGCACAATGGAACAACTGGCCCAGAGCGAAGCCCGCTATCGCCGGTTGTTCGAACATCACGTGGCTGGCTTTTATCGGACCACTGTCGATGGAAAAATCCTGCGCGTCAATCCGGCGCTGGCCCATATGCTGGGCTACGACGATCCCGCTGAGCTGGAAGGGCAGCCGGCCAGCATGCTTTATATGGAAGAAGCAGATCGGGTGCAGTTTCTGGAGGCGTTGCGTCGAGAAGGGCGACTTGTCAACTATGAAGTCCGCCTGCGGCGAAAGGATGGCCGCGTGCTCTGGGGCCTCGAAAACGTGCTGCTGGTCCAAGAGCCGGATGGCACAGAGTGCGTTGAAGGCACGCTGATCAACCTGACCGAGCTGCTGGAGCAGCGCCGGCGCTATCTGGGCTTGTATGAACATACAGAAGATGCCATTTTCTGGGTGCGGGTCACCGAAGACGGACAATTTTTAATTGAGGCAACCAACCCATCGCATCAGCGCAAAACCGGGCTGACGCCCGAGCAGCTCTGGAATCGCCCGCTGGATGAGGTCTTGCCTCCCGACATTGTGGCTCACGTAACCGGTAACTATCGCCGTTGCCTGGAAGCCGGGCATCCTATTGAATACGAAGAGACCCTGGATTTACCTGCAGGCCGTCGCACCTGGCTCACGCAGCTTGTACCCATCCCCGATCCCGATGGCCGCATCCGGCTGATTGCTGGCATTGCACGGGACATTACCGAACTGCGACGGCTGCAGGCATTGCTGGAGGAAGAAGGACTGTTTCTGGAACAGTTTGTCTCGGGCGCTTCTCGCAAAACCCTCTGCGTGCGGCTCTGTCGCGTAGCTGAACGATTCATTGAAGGGGCCCGCGCCTCGGTATGGCAATATGCGGAAGGTAGACTGCATCTATGTGCTGCCCCAGCACTGCCCGAAGCGTTTCAGACGCTCTTTGATGGACAACTCATTGGGTCCAATCAAGGATCGCTGGGCGCAGCCGCCTTCAGTAGACAGCCCGTCTGGGTTTCCGACATTGCGAAGGATCCCCGATGGAGTGCCTTCCGCGAGCAGGCGCTGGCCCAGGGACTGCGTGCCTGCTGGGGGGTGCCTTTCTTTGGACGACAGGGAGAACTGCTGGGCGTGTTGGGGCTGTGCTTCGATCAAGTGCGCGCTCCGACGCCTGATGAACAGGCCGTTGTAGCCCGTCTGGCCCATCTGGCCGGCGTAGGGCTGGCTAAAGTCCAACTGCAGGAAGAACGGGAACGGCTGGCCCGTGTTGTGGCGCAGATTTCCGAAGGCGTAGTGCTGACCGACACCGTAGGTACGGTAGTATGGATCAACGAAGCCTTCACCCGCCTGACCGGATACCGGCCTGATGAAGTGCTGGGCAAAAACATTGAACAGCTTCTGCACGGCCCGGAAACCGACCGCGACACGCTCCGACGCATGCGGCTGCGTCTGCTACGCGGGCGACCAGCGCATGCTCGTCTCTACCATTATCGAAAGGATCGATCGGGCTTCTGGGATGAGGTGCACATTGATCTGCTCTATGACGAGCATGGGCAGCATATCGGCTACATCGGGCTCATGGCCGATGTTACCGAACTGGTAGAAGCCGAGCAGCAACTGAAAACGGCGAAAGAGCGGGCAGAAGAAGCCAGTCGGCTGAAGTCGGCATTTCTGGCCAACATGAGCCATGAAATTCGCACGCCCTTGACCGGCATCCTGGGGTTCGCTGAATTGCTCGATGAAGAGCTGGGAGCACGCAAGCAAGAAGACTTGCGTGAGTTTACGCAGATCATCGACCGCTCCGCTCGGCGCCTGCTGACGCTATTGAATGACTTGCTGGACCTGAGCAAGATCGAAGCCAACCGCCTGGAACTGCAGTTGCAAGCCACCGATGTGGTAGAGGTTGCCCGGCAGGCCGTGCAGCTTATGCAACCGCTGGCCGAGGAAAAGGGCGTGCAGTTAAAACTGCAGGTCAGGCGCCCGCCATTAGCCTGGGCTGATCCCAACCGGGTGCATCAGATCCTGGTTAATCTCCTCTCCAATGCGATCAAGTTTACCGACGAAGGCCACGTGCAGGTGCAAATAGGACGAAAGCAAGGACGAGTGTGGCTAGCGGTCGAAGATACCGGCTGTGGTATCAATCCCTCGTTTTTGCCCCATCTGTTCGAGCCATTCCGGCAGGAACACGAAGGGCTGACGCAGACGCATCATGGCGTGGGGCTGGGACTGGCTATCGTGAAACGATTGGTCGATCTGATGGACGGCCAGATTGCGGTGCACTCTACGCCGGGGCAGGGAACATGCTTCGAAGTGCTCCTGCCACGCGCCCCTGACCAGGCATGCCACAGCTCATCCCGGTAA